The DNA segment ataattttagtttaattttagtataaatttagtatagtattagcataatttttacaattttattaatttagggtaattttataaatttagtataaatttagtataatttagtataaatttagtataactttagtataatttattataattttataattatagtataattacaattatttacaattatattaatttagtagtattttagcataattttataaatttagtataatttacattatttacaattttattaatttagtgtaatttttttgtaGACGAAGCGGtctactaggggtgggaaatccatcccgtcatctgctcgtcgtctagatatgaaCGGCAAGGATGATACACTACgccatacgagattgcgtggtattgatatatccAATCGTAGGCGTAGAGGGGTTGCGACGGACCAGTTGAGGAGGGGACCGATTGTGGAGCAGCCCGATATTGATGGATCGGAGGGGGCGAcagattttgatgacagagagccTGATAGCGATACTTTTgaggactacctggatgtggcagcccgggcagtgcgacagtctgcagttgcaaatgatcgcgaggttgaggatagcgatgagcagccgaccccggggagacagccgacccagcgcgtaggaggtcgttttgcgagtacaggtactttttataattttagtacaattttagtatattagtatattttagtattttagtataattttagtatattttagtataattttagtatattttagtattttagtataatttagtattttagtatattttagtataattttagtataatttagtattttagtatagtttagtattttagtataacttagtataattttagtacaattttagtatattagtataatttagtatattttagtataattttagtacaattttagtatattagtatattttagtataattttagtatattagtatattttagtataatttagtatattttagtataatttagtattttaatataattttataactttcagggacaagcaaatgtcccaaagctagtgaggatgAGAGCTGGCTAGTTACTGCACCGGTGGATGGTGgccccgttgatggttccgtgattcctatagttttctaggacatgttgcctcacggatgttgggaggagagattcagtcgtttctgacatgctacaacagatcatcagcatgccgagatttgtgtcagtggttttctggtgcgtcacccgaggtaagaataatatagtgtgtcaacatttattgtaatttgtatttttaactataaacataaaaaacattcagtaattgtataaattgtatatgtgtcattttacagctgagggagatgatcgagaagactggtttgtctcaccttccacatgccatgtttaagaacctcgacactctgctgttgactgcgttcgtggagcggtgacagcccgatacgaactccttccacatgccgttcggggagatgactatccagctgcatgatgtgtggcagattcttcggatcccgatcgatggtccgatggtgtccgagtctccccctACTGACGGGCTTCATACCAtctgcatgatgatgtttggggtgagtcAGACTGAGCTTCTGTTGCCGGGCCGACATTTATGgggtggtggaggtgtatttgttcaGGCTGTACACGGGCTTGTCACCGAGGatagggatgacgctactcgggccacaacgtggatgtggcttatgcttggatccactctgtttgttgacaagagtggagataggattaggccggcccatcttgctgaggtttacagcggtgttagcggggcagctggactatcatggggtctgctacacttgccatgttgtaccggcagctAGGGATAGCGAGTAGAGGAGACTGTtcaggtatatgcggatgtttgatCCTACCGCAGgcatggatatacgagtatttttcggtgttccggccgcatagaggagctcacttgatcccagctgaccatgcccgtgcactgagatgggaggtcgggataccaggcaagacgaccatccgactagataccatacgcgggcagctggaccgtatgacgacggcagaggtattttataaaattttagaattaatttaagtattatttatagtatattattattttttattgagtattattttttttcaggtgacgtggttgccttatggtcctgtccccggtgatgatcggcttcgagtgtcctacgccggttggatacggtgtagagacatcgtcgagccgtatatgcccgatcgagcgctgtgacaggtcggatatactcagcctatcccagctgagcgtattagacctgataaagtaGTACGACCATGAAGATCTATAGCGTataagctcacgcattccttagtcacagttgaggatacctggcggagatttctatcggctcggggcattgatcggaggagatgccgatcagttggatacgatcccactgcttgtgatcctgcttatatggactggTATAGGCGATATTCGCAttctcatctccttcatgcactgcaggctggaccggtacagcatgctcgcgccaacaacgaatttgtaagtttattattattatttaatattattatttagtattagtttatatgtgtttaatttttaatatttatttattaaatttttttttgcagtgggttagctggttgtggcgtgtcacccaactatcggctacccaccgatctgacgaggatgctccacgcattaagagggagatgaatgagtttatggatgcgtggcgtcggaCGAGCTGAATTTTTGTTGTAAAAattcatacattttaacacttttgatattatatttactcttttacgtttatgtttattaatgtttattttaatttttatgtttttaaattttatttgttaaagggtaatACGAGTAAAAATGCCATAatgtttattaattaacttatattatttttactgattttaggactaaattgtatggtatttttaggttttaagtacaattttgtAGTTAcaggtttaacggcctatttacgggtttaaaaagctattttttttgccaatccgacacgcgggcgtgtggctatcacgcctcaccgcgtggtcggacgtgtgCCAACTGCCCGACcttgcggtgaggcgtggggctatcacgcccgaccacacggtgaggcgtgatatatatacgcccgaccacgcggtgaggagtgatatccacacgcccgcgtgtcggattgacaaaaaaaattagaaattcccctccccaaaacccatgaaagggtattttcatcctttcacgggactaggggtgggaatttggggctgagtttaacaacaccctagaaaaatcaaccaaaaacatatatttaGTTTAGTTAATTAACAATTTTGGTTGAATTAGCAACCAAACCAAAGATGTTTGACTCTAAAATCGGTCCACTCTTTACAACTACGATAATTACAAGAGAGATTTTTTATCTCTCTCATTCACAAACACAATCCACATAGAGAGGGaacttttttagttttttcctatatatatatatatatatattttttttttttaagctaTAACAATTTTTCTGTGATTTTCAAAATTTCTTTGTTTTTCTGGCCTTGTCCCTGTAATCTGTTTCCGTCCCCCTCCCTCAAATTTAATTGGGACAGGCTCAGAAAAGCATATTAGGGTTTATCAATTGCTGATCATATCCCAAGAAGCTCAGCTTTTTAGGTTTATCTCTCGTTTCTTCTTACATTCTCGTACTTTTTCTTAGATCTCCCAATTTATCATCTTACTCCTGTAAGTTTCTTTCATCTTCTCTTACCCTTAAGTTGAACATTTTGTTTTGTCAAATTTCTTATTTCATGATTGCAACTTCGAGTTATGGAGGGGTACATGCATATGCTCATTTATATGTAGGTCCTTTTATTTAACCCTTTTTGGATTTTTCTATGTACGTTTTGACGGGGTTTTATCGATCACTTTTAAAAGATGGCTTCTTCTTGACGTGTTGTTCAGTTGAAGTTTTGATTTGTCGTTGAACCAAATTAGGATTAGGATTAGGGTTAGGGGTTAGGGTTAGGACTCTTTTAGTAGATATGATCAAACAGATACTGGGTAAGCTACCTCGGAAACCCTCAAAATCATCGACTCATGACTCGAACAATGACGGTGGAGTCAATGCCTTTTCGTCTCTGAACTCCTCTCATGGACCCAATTCGACAAACACCTCAAAGACGTCAACGATTTCTTCAAAATCTTCAAATCAGAGTTCTGGTGCTTCACGTATGAACAATGGGACCCTTGCTCCGCAGAATAAATCTAATCAAGGTAAAAAAACATCTGCCAGTGCGGGTCAAGTAAGCCCAGTTCTGGCTCCTGGGGTATACGAGGCATTACCTAGCTTCAGGGATGTTCCTAATTCGGAGAAGCTGAATCTTTTTATTAGGAAGTTAAACATGTGCTGTGTTGTGTTTGATTTTAGTGACCCCTCTAAGAATCTCAAGGAGAAGGACATTAAGAGGCAGACTTTGCTTGAGCTTGTCGATTATATTACTTCTGTCACAACCAAGTTCAATGAAGTGACGATGCAAGAGATAACAAAGATGGTTGCAGCTAATTTGTTTAGAACGCTTCCATCTGTGAATCATGATAACAAGGCTCTGGAAATGTTTGaccctgaagaagatgaaccagctTTGGAGCCGGCCTGGCCTCATCTTCAAATTGTGTATGAGTTTCTGCTTAGATTTGTGGCGTCAACAGAGACTGATGCCAAACTGGCAAAGAGATACATTGATCATTCATTTGTTTTGAGATTATTGGACTTGTTTGATTCTGAAGACCAAAGGGAGAGAGAGTATTTGAAGACAATATTGCATCGGATATATGGGAAGTTTATGGTACATCGGCCTTTCATTAGGAAGGCTATAAACAATATCTTCTATCGCTTTATATTTGAGACAGAGAGGCATAATGGGATTGCAGAACTGCTCGAGATTTTAGGCAGCATAATTAATGGGTTTGCTTTGCCATTGAAGGAGGAGCACAAGCTTTTTCTTGTCCGTGCCTTGATTCCTCTTCACAAGCCCAAATGTGTGTCAATGTACCATCAGCAACTTTCATACTGTATCACTCAGTTTGTGGAAAAAGATTTCAAGCTTGCTGATACTGTAATTCGAGGGCTTTTAAAGTATTGGCCAGTGACAAA comes from the Euphorbia lathyris chromosome 5, ddEupLath1.1, whole genome shotgun sequence genome and includes:
- the LOC136230892 gene encoding serine/threonine protein phosphatase 2A 59 kDa regulatory subunit B' gamma isoform-like, which encodes MIKQILGKLPRKPSKSSTHDSNNDGGVNAFSSLNSSHGPNSTNTSKTSTISSKSSNQSSGASRMNNGTLAPQNKSNQGKKTSASAGQVSPVLAPGVYEALPSFRDVPNSEKLNLFIRKLNMCCVVFDFSDPSKNLKEKDIKRQTLLELVDYITSVTTKFNEVTMQEITKMVAANLFRTLPSVNHDNKALEMFDPEEDEPALEPAWPHLQIVYEFLLRFVASTETDAKLAKRYIDHSFVLRLLDLFDSEDQREREYLKTILHRIYGKFMVHRPFIRKAINNIFYRFIFETERHNGIAELLEILGSIINGFALPLKEEHKLFLVRALIPLHKPKCVSMYHQQLSYCITQFVEKDFKLADTVIRGLLKYWPVTNSSKEVMFLGELEEVLETTQAAEFQRCMVPLFRQIGRCLNSSHFQVAERALFLWNNDHIRNLITQNRKVILPIIFPSLERNTRAHWNQAVQSLTLNVRKIFSDADQELFDECLAKFQEDEIKERELQEKRELTWKRLEDVAASKAVSNEAVLVSKFASSVAITSVTNPRATTGV